In Acidobacteriota bacterium, the DNA window TCGCGGCGGCGCAGCGGGGGGGGCGGCGCCCAGGCCGAGCCGTCGGCCACGTCAGGTGCGGGTGGCGGGGGCGGCGGGGGCGTCGTGGGCGGGCTCCTTCGAGTCCGGCTCGAGCGTGCCGGTCATGTCGCGGAGCTCCTTGCCGGGCTTGAAGCGGATCGTGAATCCGGGCGGAATCTGGACTTCCTCGGTCGGGCGCTTCGGGTTCCGACCGATGCCACGCTTGCGGGGCTTGACGAGGAACACGCCGAAGCCGCGCAGCTCGATGCGCTCGCCGCGCGCGAGGGCCTGGCGCATCACGTCGATGACCGTCTCGACGGCCTGGGTAGCCTTCTGCCGCGGCACGTCGGCCGCTGCGGCGACGCCGTTGATGATGTCGTTCTTGATCACGTGTTTGCGGAGTTTACCCGGTCGGGCCCATGTCGTTCAAATCGAGCCCGTTAGCCCCCGTCAGAGGCGGGTGAGCCGGCTCTTGAGAAGGACGATCTCGAGCCCCGTGGCCGCCATGGCCGCAAGGCGCTTGAGCGCGGGGATCGAGGGCGGCCTCGCCCCCTCGGCGGCCTCGCCGTAGAGGTAAACGACGGTCTTTCCCTTGAGATTCACGGGCACGACGGCGACGAGGCCGAGGCCGTTGGAGGCGAGCGCCTCGAGCGTCGAAGCCGTCCCCGGCAGGTCGGGCTGCGGGCCGACGTAGAACCCCTCCGTGTTTCGCAGGGTCGCGAAGACCGACGGCTCGGTGTCGGGGAGGCGGAAGCGGCTGAAGCCGTCTGTCGGCGCGGGCCGGGCCGCCCAGCCGACGACGGCGTCGGGCTGCGCGATGAAGAGCGCGGCACGCTTCACGTGCCGGAGCGCGTCGTCGAGGACGGCTTCGGCGACGTCGTCACGGTGGCGCGCACCCGCAAGGCGCGCCAGGAGCTTCTCCTCGGCGGCGGCCTCCGGGCTGGGTTCGGGCCGCTCGGGGAAATTCATCGACTCGGGCTGAGGATCGAGCACCTCGAGCGGGTCCTCGAAGATCTCGGGCTCGGCGCGCCGGCGAACCGCCTGTGCCTGGGCGGCGAGCGCCGCGCCTTCGGCCTGCCACGGGTCGCCCTCGTCCATGCGCCGGATGCGCTGCGGATAGGGCGTGAGCGTGTCGGGCGGCGGAGGGGGCGGCAGGATGCGAAGCTCGGGCTTGCTCCGCGAGCGCGCGACCTTCGGCTGCGTCGGCTCGTCCGTGTCGTCCTTCGAGTCGGACGCGACCTCGCGCAGGAACGCCGCGGCCGTCAGGTAACGCGGTTCGACGTCGGCCGCGTAGAAGCGGTAGAGGAGCGCGTAGATCCGGACCTCGAGCGCCGCGTGCGGGGCGATGCGGAAACCCGTCAAAGCCGCGAGCTCGTCGAGGGCGGGGAGGTCCCCGGGGTCGCGCATCGCGACCGAGAGGACGCGGCCCTCCTTGCGGAACGGCACGGAGTGCAGCCGCTGGGCCACGCGGGCGGGAACGAGCCGGAGGACGTCCGAGCGGATCGACTGGAGAAACTCCGGCGTGGCCGGAGGCACGCGGTTCTGCACGGCGAGGCCGTGCGCGATCACGTCTTCCGAGGCGTCTCCCTCGAGGAGGGCGGTGCCGAACCGGCCGCGCAGACGGCTCTGCCGGAGGACGGCGCGGTGGCGCTGCTCCTCCGTGATGAGCTTGCTTTCGAAGAGGAGATCGCCCAGTCGCGGCATACAGAGACTTTCCCGGCAAGTCTACACGTGGCGCACGGGTAGAATCTCCGCCATGAGCGACCGTCCGATCCGCGTCCTCGTCGCCAAGCCGGGCCTCGACGGTCACGACCGCGGCGCCAAGGTCGTCGCCCGCGCACTGCGCGACGCCGGCATGGAAGTCATCTACTCGGGCCTGCGCCAGACGCCGCAGCAGATCGCCGCGGCCGCCGTCCAGGAGGACGTCGACGTCGTCGGCCTCTCGATCCTCTCGGGCGCCCACAACGTCCTCGTGCCCGAAGTCCTCCTGGCGCTCAAGGAGCGCGGCGGCGAGGGCATCGCCGTCGTCGTGGGCGGGATCATTCCGGACAAGGACATCGCGCCGCTGAAAGCCAAGGGAGTCCGCGACGTCTTCCTGCCGGGCACGAGCACGGCTTCCACGGTCGACGCGATCCGCCGCCTAGCGGGCGAACGGGCCGGCTCCTGATTCGTCCGTGAGCGAGACCCTCGCCTCGAAGCTCTCGCCCTCGTCCGGCGAGTTCCAGGAGAACGCCGCGCACCACCGTGCGCTCGCGGAGCGCCTGCGGGACGAGATCGCGAAGGCGCGCGAGGGCGGCGGCGAAAAGGAGCGGCAGCGCCACGTGTCGCGCGGCAAGCTTCCCGTGCGCGAGCGGATCGAGCGCCTTCTCGACCCCGACACGGCGTTTCTCGAGGTCGCTCCGCTCGCGGGCCACGGCCTTTACGACGGCGCCGCTCCCGGCGCAGGCCTCGTGACGGGCGTCGGCAAGGTCGAGGGGCGGGCCGTCATGATCGTCGCGAACGACGCGACCGTGAAGGGCGGGACCTACTACCCGGTCACGGTCAAGAAGCACCTGCGCGCGCAGGAGATCGCGCTCGAGAACCGGCTCCCCTCGATCACCCTCGTGGACTCGGGCGGCGCTTTCCTGCCGCTGCAGGCCGAGGTGTTCCCGGACCGCGACCACTTCGGCAGGATCTTCTTCAACCAGGCGCGGATGAGCGCCGCGGGCCTCCCGCAGATCGCCGCCGTCCTCGGCTCGTGCACGGCCGGCGGCGCGTACGTCCCGGCGATGTCGGACGAGACCGTCATCGTGAAGAACCAGGGGACGATTTTTCTCGCCGGGCCGCCGCTCGTGAAGGCGGCCACGGGCGAGGACGTGAGCGCCGAGGAGCTGGGGGGCGGCGACGTCCACACGCGCCTCTCGGGCGTTGCGGACCACCTCGGGGACGACGACGCGGACGCGCTCGAGAAGGTGCGCGGGATCGTCGCGCACCTCGCCGTGCCGCCTCCGGCGTCCCCGGGCCGCATCGCGCCCGAGGAGCCGCTCTATCCGGCCGAGGAGCTCTACGGGGTCGTTCCGAAGGAAGTCCGCCGCCCGTACGACGTGCGCGAGGTCCTCGCGCGCGTCCTCGACGGCTCGCGCTTCCACGAGTTCAAGCCGCGCTACGGCGCGACGCTCGTGGCGGGCTTCGGACACGTGGCGGGCTACCCGGTCGCGATCCTCGCGAACAACGGCGTCCTCTTCTCGGAGTCCGCCCTCAAGGCGACGCACCTCATCGAGATGGCCTGCCAGCGCGGAGTGCCGCTCGTGTTCCTCCAGAACATCACGGGCTTCATGGTGGGCAGGGCGGCCGAGCACGGCGGGATCGCGAAGGACGGCGCCAAGATGGTGCACGCCGTCGCGAACGCGTCCGTTCCGAAGATCACGCTCGTGATCGGCGGCTCGTTCGGCGCCGGGAACTACGGGATGTGCGGGCGGGCGTACCAGCCCCGGTTCCTGTTCACGTGGCCGAACGCGCGGATCTCCGTGATGGGAGGCGAGCAGGCTGCCGACGTCCTCGCAACCGTGAAGGACGACCAGCGCGCGCGCGAAGGCGCGGCGCGCA includes these proteins:
- a CDS encoding methylcrotonoyl-CoA carboxylase; the encoded protein is MSETLASKLSPSSGEFQENAAHHRALAERLRDEIAKAREGGGEKERQRHVSRGKLPVRERIERLLDPDTAFLEVAPLAGHGLYDGAAPGAGLVTGVGKVEGRAVMIVANDATVKGGTYYPVTVKKHLRAQEIALENRLPSITLVDSGGAFLPLQAEVFPDRDHFGRIFFNQARMSAAGLPQIAAVLGSCTAGGAYVPAMSDETVIVKNQGTIFLAGPPLVKAATGEDVSAEELGGGDVHTRLSGVADHLGDDDADALEKVRGIVAHLAVPPPASPGRIAPEEPLYPAEELYGVVPKEVRRPYDVREVLARVLDGSRFHEFKPRYGATLVAGFGHVAGYPVAILANNGVLFSESALKATHLIEMACQRGVPLVFLQNITGFMVGRAAEHGGIAKDGAKMVHAVANASVPKITLVIGGSFGAGNYGMCGRAYQPRFLFTWPNARISVMGGEQAADVLATVKDDQRAREGAARMTDAERAEFRRPTLEKYEAEGNPYYATARLWDDGIVDPLDTRRTLALALATASRAPGGETRFGVFRM
- a CDS encoding cobalamin B12-binding domain-containing protein — its product is MSDRPIRVLVAKPGLDGHDRGAKVVARALRDAGMEVIYSGLRQTPQQIAAAAVQEDVDVVGLSILSGAHNVLVPEVLLALKERGGEGIAVVVGGIIPDKDIAPLKAKGVRDVFLPGTSTASTVDAIRRLAGERAGS
- a CDS encoding integration host factor subunit beta, whose product is MIKNDIINGVAAAADVPRQKATQAVETVIDVMRQALARGERIELRGFGVFLVKPRKRGIGRNPKRPTEEVQIPPGFTIRFKPGKELRDMTGTLEPDSKEPAHDAPAAPATRT